A stretch of DNA from Candidatus Eremiobacterota bacterium:
CCGTGCCGGCAAGAGTCTGCTGATAGGTCGACGGCGAGACGGTGTACCGCACACGCTGGACGACGCACCTGGAGGTGGGATTCTCCCAACCGAAAGCTCTTCGAGGAGTTAGAACAATTGAAAGCACTCGGTACGCACATCGTCTGCGAGCTGTCCGGCTGTGACGCCGCGAAGCTCACCGACGTCGACGCGGTCCGCGTGGTGATGGAGAAGGCGGCGCAAGCCGCGAACGCGACCATCGTCACGACGGCTTTCCACCGCTTCCAGCCGCAAGGCGTCTCGGGAGTGGTGGTGATCGAGGAGTCGCACCTGTCGATTCACACGTGGCCGGAGACCGGCTACGCCGCGATGGACTTCTACACGTGCGGCGACCACACCGATCCCTGGGCGGCGTGCGAGTTCGCCGCGGAGGCACTCGACGCCACGACCATGCTGAC
This window harbors:
- a CDS encoding S-adenosylmethionine decarboxylase proenzyme, whose product is MKALGTHIVCELSGCDAAKLTDVDAVRVVMEKAAQAANATIVTTAFHRFQPQGVSGVVVIEESHLSIHTWPETGYAAMDFYTCGDHTDPWAACEFAAEALDATTMLTTEVKRGIEAGPNRFTHVVTTEHDVRERLLATA